GATAATGCGCCTGGCAGATTTATACCTGTTGTACGCGGAGAGCCTTAATGAAACTGGGAATTCTGCTGCAGCACTGCCATACCTGAATGAAATCAGGAAAAGGGCAGGATTAAACTCTGTGGAAAGCTCCTGGACCGCCTTTTCCAATAAGCCCGGGAAATTTACAACAGTAGATGGGTTGAGAGAAATTATTCATCAGGAACGGGGGATTGAACTGGCATTTGAAGCCAGTCGGTTCTGGGATTTGCGAAGATGGAAAACGGCGGCAAAAAAGATGAATGCCCCGATTTATGGATGGAACATTACCCAGGAAACGATAGAGGAATACAATACCAGGGTATTGTTGTTTAGTCAGACTTTCAGTGCTCCCAGAGATTACCTGTGGCCCATCAATGAGTATAACCTTCAGATCAATCCAAACCTGGTACAAAATCCGGGTTGGTAATTCAATGGCGACTATTAAATGATGATTTAATTTAACGAAAAGACAATGAAAAGAATAGCATATATCTGCTCCGTTTTCTGTTTGCTGCTGAGCTGGATTTCCTGTAAACGGGATAAGCTTGAGCCAATAGTGAACGACGGGCATGCCCCGGCCCCGGTAAGTAAGGTGTCGGTAGTTAACCTGAATGGTGCTGCAGAAATTAGTTATACCGTTCCCTCTGACCAGGATCTTCTATACATCAAGGCGGTATACCGGACCAGAAAAGGAGAAGTAAGGGAAACAAAAGTGAGTAAGTATAACCGCAGTTTAACCGTGCTGGGTTTTGGAGATACCAATGCGTATGAGGTAGAATTGTATGCGGTTGACAATGGTGAAAATGCTTCTTCTGCGGTAATTGTGACCGTAAATCCTTTGGAGCCACCTCTAAAACTGGTACGAAACGGATTAGCGGTCTCAGCTGATTTCGGTGGTATTAACGTCGCTTTTGAGAATGAAAAGGGAGATAATCTGGCGATTGTCGTTTTATCGGACGACTCTCTGGGTAATTTTGTACCGATAAACACCTATTATACCAATATTAAAAAAGGATTGTTTCCTACCAGAGACCTGAAAGCAGAGGAAACCAGATTTGGCATTTTTGTGCGGGACAGGTGGGGCAATGTTTCTGATACCTTATATAAGCAGGTTACTCCATATTACGAAGCCAGACTGGACCGGACGAAAATGAGGCCTTTGGTCTTACCTACAGATGCAGTTTTAGGATATGGTGGAAATCTATCCGCTTTATTTGACGGAGATTATGGAGATGGCAGGTTTTATCACTCCGGCGATGCAGCAAAAATGCCACAGTGGTTTTCATTTGATCTCGGGGTAACAGCCAGATTGAGCCGGCTTACCTATTACATGCGTCAGGCTTACTATTTCAATCTGCATAATCCCAGAGAGGTAGAAATCTGGGGTTCAAATAATCCCCCTGCCGACGGAAGTTATAACAACTGGGTGTTACTCACTACACATAAACAAGTGAAACCTTCAGGTTTGCCGACAGGGCAACTTTCTCAGGCAGATAAAGATGCTGCATTGGAAGGAGAATCTATTGCAATCCCGGTTACAGCTCCTAAAGTAAGGTACATCAGGTTTAAGACATTGAGGAACTGGACAGATGGCACCTTCGTGAATTTTAATGAACTGACGGCCTGGGGAGATTTGAGATAACTCATATTTTAATCTATAGAAAAGATGATGAAACTAATATATAATGTAATTTGCTTTTGCACCATTTTATGGTGTCTGAGTTCCTGTACCAAAGAAGATGCGTACAAGGAATTTATGAAAGGCGGTGAGATCTCTTATGCAGGCAGGGTAGATTCGATAACTGTTCATCCCGGTAATCAGCGTATACAATTATCGTTGGCCCTGGGGAGTGATCCTTTAGTGACTAAAGTTAAGGCATTTTGGAACGACCATCGTGATTCAACAATACTTACCGTAAACCGGACATCGGGGAAGGATACGGTAAACCTGATCATCAGTAACCTGACAGAGGGGAACTACAATTTTAGTGTTTTTACCATGGACAACAAAAATAACTCTTCAGTAGCAGTAAATGCTTCAGGAACGGTGTACGGGCCGAGTTATTTCAATTCTCTGGTCAACAGAAGAATTAAAGAACTCGGGTTTTCCAACGATGGAACTAAATTGGAATTGAGCTGGGCGGCTCCCAGTATTGATGAAATTGGAGTTGAACTGAGGCATCTCGGGACAGATAATCAGGAGAAGATATTTGTTGTTCCTGCAGGACAGTTAACGACCGAACTTACAGGGGTTAAAGATGGTAGTGTGTTAAAATACAGGTCTTTATTTAAACCGGAGCCAAATGCAATTGATACTTTTTCGCCTGAGTATACGGCGGTAAATATCCCTTTCTTTGAACGTAAACTGAATAAATCTAAATTCATGGAGCTGATTCTTCCGGGAGATGCAAGGACAGCTCATGGCTGGTTGATGCCCTTTTTATGGGATGATAAGTACAACCCACCAGGTTTTGCAACCACTCCGGGTGTTCCGCTTTGGTTTACTTTTGATACCGGTGTTTCCAGTACTCCAAGCCGGATGAAAACCTGGCAGGCAAATGACAGGTTGTATTCAGGAGAAAGTGTCCGGAAATTTGAAGTGTGGGGAAGTAATGATCCAAATCCTGATGGTAGCTGGAGCAGCTGGACAAAACTGCTGACTGCCGAATCTGTGAAGCCGTCCGGATTGCCCTTAGGAGAAAATACTGCCGCAGATATAGACTATGCAAAAGCTGGTGAAGAGTTTGTTTTTCCCGCCGGCTTACCGAAAGTA
This region of Pedobacter steynii genomic DNA includes:
- a CDS encoding DUF5000 domain-containing lipoprotein, whose product is MKRIAYICSVFCLLLSWISCKRDKLEPIVNDGHAPAPVSKVSVVNLNGAAEISYTVPSDQDLLYIKAVYRTRKGEVRETKVSKYNRSLTVLGFGDTNAYEVELYAVDNGENASSAVIVTVNPLEPPLKLVRNGLAVSADFGGINVAFENEKGDNLAIVVLSDDSLGNFVPINTYYTNIKKGLFPTRDLKAEETRFGIFVRDRWGNVSDTLYKQVTPYYEARLDRTKMRPLVLPTDAVLGYGGNLSALFDGDYGDGRFYHSGDAAKMPQWFSFDLGVTARLSRLTYYMRQAYYFNLHNPREVEIWGSNNPPADGSYNNWVLLTTHKQVKPSGLPTGQLSQADKDAALEGESIAIPVTAPKVRYIRFKTLRNWTDGTFVNFNELTAWGDLR
- a CDS encoding DUF4998 domain-containing protein, with product MMKLIYNVICFCTILWCLSSCTKEDAYKEFMKGGEISYAGRVDSITVHPGNQRIQLSLALGSDPLVTKVKAFWNDHRDSTILTVNRTSGKDTVNLIISNLTEGNYNFSVFTMDNKNNSSVAVNASGTVYGPSYFNSLVNRRIKELGFSNDGTKLELSWAAPSIDEIGVELRHLGTDNQEKIFVVPAGQLTTELTGVKDGSVLKYRSLFKPEPNAIDTFSPEYTAVNIPFFERKLNKSKFMELILPGDARTAHGWLMPFLWDDKYNPPGFATTPGVPLWFTFDTGVSSTPSRMKTWQANDRLYSGESVRKFEVWGSNDPNPDGSWSSWTKLLTAESVKPSGLPLGENTAADIDYAKAGEEFVFPAGLPKVRYIRLKLLENWGGAGFMTMEEITLWTNDR